A genomic segment from Malus domestica chromosome 05, GDT2T_hap1 encodes:
- the LOC103422364 gene encoding protein ROOT HAIR SPECIFIC 17-like — protein sequence MLPAMKKKKRDANNGHRCIYINDVIAAAAIGGVIFRTSILRRHLRRFRHHVFPLICAVSGCLLIFLAAFSLLAPSPVLHFHNHLSLLRHLSSVDNGGDEVRDNSDETTTFRVPESGGSSGRDLWSTRNSELFFGCSNAADNFATADAKTHSNRYLLIATSGGLNQQRTGITDAVVAAYILNATLVVPKLDQKSYWKDSSNFDEIFDVDWFISSLSKDVKIIKQLPTKGGKPMSPYTMRVPRKCNAKCYQNRLVPVLNKKHAVQLTKFDYRLSNKLDSNLQKLRCRANYQALKFTDTISKMGKKLVERMSMKSKHFITLHLRFEPDMLAFSGCDYGGGEKERKELGKLRKRWKTLHASNPDKVRRHGRCPLTPEEVGLMLRALGFGSDVHLYVASGEVYGSEETLAPLKTLFPNFHTKETLLSKEELAPFSSFSSRMAALDFIVCDESDVFVTNNNGNMAKMLAGRRRYFGHKPTIRPNAKKLSQLFINRNNMTWEEFASRIRTNQIGFLGEPNEVKPGRGVFHENPAACICSTSDTKAKEDYTNKDSGYATDEQVTEDEQDWSEMDYAEITNQSLGKVLPSGRVSGPSDLLKSDQPELEEFFSD from the exons ATGTTACCggcgatgaagaagaagaagagagacgCAAACAACGGCCACCGCTGCATCTACATTAACGACGTTATCGCCGCCGCCGCCATAGGCGGCGTCATTTTCAGAACCTCTATTCTTCGGCGACACCTCCGCCGTTTCCGCCACCACGTGTTCCCGCTTATCTGCGCCGTATCCGGTTGCCTGCTTATCTTCCTCGCTGCCTTCTCTCTCCTCGCTCCGTCTCCGGTTCTGCATTTCCACAATCACCTCTCGCTCTTGCGTCACCTCTCCTCG GTTGACAATGGCGGCGATGAGGTCCGGGATAATTCGGATGAGACGACGACGTTTCGTGTGCCG GAGAGTGGAGGAAGTTCAGGTCGAGATTTATGGAGTACAAGGAATTCGGAGCTTTTCTTCGGTTGCAGCAATGCCGCCGATAactttgcaa CTGCTGATGCGAAAACTCATTCGAATCGCTACTTGTTGATTGCTACAAGTGGAGGTTTGAACCAGCAAAGAACAGGG ATAACAGATGCTGTCGTTGCAGCTTATATCTTGAATGCTACTCTTGTTGTTCCCAAGCTGGACCAGAAATCGTATTGGAAGGATTCCAG TAACTTTGATGAAATCTTTGACGTAGACTGGTTTATATCATCTCTCTCAAAAGATGTTAAAATCATAAAACAGCTTCCAACAAAGGGAGGGAAACCAATGAGCCCATATACCATGCGAGTTCCGAGGAAGTGTAATGCAAAATGTTATCAGAATCGCTTGGTGCCCGTTCTTAATAAAAAGCAT GCTGTTCAGCTCACAAAATTTGATTACAGACTTTCAAATAAGTTGGATTCAAATTTACAAAAGCTGAGATGTAGAGCCAATTATCAAGCCTTGAAATTTACCGACACGATTAGCAAAATGGGTAAAAAGTTGGTTGAGAGAATGAGCATGAAAAGCAAGCATTTCATTACCCTGCATTTGAG GTTTGAGCCGGATATGCTGGCATTTTCTGGATGCGATTATGGTGggggagaaaaagaaaggaaagagcTTGGCAAACTTCGGAAAAGGTGGAAAACTTTACAT GCAAGCAACCCTGACAAGGTAAGAAGACATGGCAGATGCCCGCTAACTCCAGAGGAAGTTGGTCTCATGCTTAGAGCGTTGGGTTTCGGAAGTGATGTTCACTTGTATGTGGCATCCGGTGAAGTTTATGGAAGTGAAGAGACATTGGCACCCCTAAAAACACTTTTCCCAAACTTCCACACAAAAGAGACTCTGTTAAGCAAGGAGGAGTTGGCCCCATTTTCATCCTTCTCTTCTCGAATGGCTGCACTGGACTTTATTGTTTGCGATGAAAGTGATGTTTTCGTCACCAACAACAATGGCAATATGGCTAAAATGTTAGCTGGTCGAAG GAGATACTTTGGTCACAAACCAACAATCCGTCCAAATGCTAAGAAACTGTCTCAGTTGTTCATAAATCGTAATAACATGACTTGGGAAGAATTTGCATCGAGGATTCGAACAAATCAAATTGGATTCTTGGGAGAGCCAAATGAGGTAAAGCCAGGAAGGGGTGTGTTCCACGAAAACCCCGCTGCCTGCATTTGTAGCACATCTGACACAAAGGCTAAGGAGGATTATACGAACAAGGACAGTGGTTATGCGACAGATGAGCAAGTAACCGAGGACGAGCAAGATTGGTCTGAGATGGATTATGCTGAAATTACAAATCAGTCTCTGGGGAAAGTGCTGCCTAGTGGAAGAGTTTCAGGTCCAAGTGATCTACTCAAATCCGACCAACCAGAACTCGAAGAGTTCTTTTCAGACTGA